The following is a genomic window from Amycolatopsis cihanbeyliensis.
CCGGTGGCGCCGAGCAGGACGACGTCCTTCTCCCCCGCCGTGATCCGGCGTTCCAGATCGTCGATCGCCTCGGGCTGGTCACCCGCGGGCTGGTAGTCGCTGACCACCTGGAACCGCCCGCCCGATCGCGGGATCTCGGAGACGGGGCGGAACTCGGAGTGCGCCACTACGGGGTGTTCGGTTGCGAAAGCCACGCCGTCCAGGGTAGGCGTGCCCTCCGACAGTTTCAGCCCGCGCTACCCCGCCGCCGGCAAGGGGCCCGCGTACCCTGGCGAAGAGTTGGCTACGCAGAGTTCGCAGGGCATCCCGCTGAGTTGAGGCAGCACGTCCACCTCGGCGGACACGACAGGCTCCCCGCACAACGCCGTGAGCTGCCCCACCGATCTGCCACCATCCGGAATCGGCACCACGTGACACACCCGCCTGCTCTCACCGACCACACCGGGTCGCGGTCGCACCACCGCGAGAATCTCACCCGGTTCAGCTCGGCGCCCCGACAACGCCATGGGGCGAGGTTAGTGGCCGATCGCGACCATCTCTTCGTGCCCTCGACCCAAGAATCACTACTCCGTTTGGTCCGGCGGACCGAACGGCCGGGGCTACCGGGTCGATCGCAGCTCGGCGGGGTCGACCGGACGCCCCATGACGTGCATCAGCAACGCCTCGGCGGGACCCCGCAGCTCGGCCTGCCCTTCCCCGTGCCGCCAGTCGATATCGGTGGCGACCAACCGGTTCCCGGCGACCCGCCGAGCCTCGGCCGCGAAAGCGCCTTCGGTCAGCACCGCCGTGAGCGCCGCGGCGACCACCTGCTCGGGGATCTCCGTGCCGAGCCCGAGCGGCCGGCGGATGTCCTGGTGGTGCACGACGTTGTCGACCAGCAGCAGCGCGGGGCTCAGCCGGAACACCAGCATCATCCGGTCGGTGTCCAGCGCCGCGACCAGGTCCCTGGTCGGCAGCAGCGCCCAGCGCGCGGCGGCCCTGCGGTTGTACTCGTCGTGGTCGAACCGCGCCCTGACCATGCCGAGCAGGAAACCCCCGAGGCCCACCCGCGTGTTCTCCGCGACATGCCCGGCCACCTCCCGGACCGTCCAGCCCGCGCACAACGAAGGGCTCGCCCACTGCCGCGAAGTCAATCCGGCCAACGTGCTCGTCAGCCGGCGACGCTCCGCCAGCGCGAGGGTGCGCTTGTCCGCCGCGGTCATGACCCGATCGCCCATCTCCACTGTCCCATCAGTCGCCGATATAATTAGCAAGCTAACTAATCACTTGGTACCGTGTCAACCG
Proteins encoded in this region:
- a CDS encoding maleylpyruvate isomerase family mycothiol-dependent enzyme; its protein translation is MGDRVMTAADKRTLALAERRRLTSTLAGLTSRQWASPSLCAGWTVREVAGHVAENTRVGLGGFLLGMVRARFDHDEYNRRAAARWALLPTRDLVAALDTDRMMLVFRLSPALLLVDNVVHHQDIRRPLGLGTEIPEQVVAAALTAVLTEGAFAAEARRVAGNRLVATDIDWRHGEGQAELRGPAEALLMHVMGRPVDPAELRSTR